CGTCGACCTGCGCGGCGGCGTGCTCGTCGATTCCTTCCAGTCCTCCGTGACGTGGGGAGTCATCGTGGGTCTCGTGCTCGGCAAACTTCTCGGCATCGGTCTCGCCACCTTCGTCGCTGTGAAGCTTGGAGCCGGTCGGCTACCCGAGGGTGTCGGGATGGGCAGCGTGTTTGGCGGCGCGGCGCTTTCGGGGATCGGGTTCACCGTGTCGCTCCTGGTGATCGGCCTCGCGTTCGGCTCGACGCCCGACCTGGGTCGGCAAGCGACCGTCGGCGTGTTGGTCGCGATGATGCTCGCTACCGCGCTTGGTTGGCTGATTTTCCGGATTGCTGCGAAACGCTGGGGAGAGGAGACGGCAGATCTGCCGATGGTGCTCACACCACCCGTTGATCCTGAAGTCGACCACATCCGCGGACCAGAGGACGCCCAGCTCACGCTCGTCGAGTACATCGACTTCGAATGCCCCTATTGCGCGCACGCAACGGGTTCCTGGGAGGACCTTCGCAGCCGGTTCGGGGACGATCTCCGGTATGTCGTTCGCCATCTGCCACATCACCCTCACGGCCCCATAGCCGCACGAGCGTCGGAGGCGGCATCGAATCAGGGGATGTTCTGGCCGTGGCTGGACTTCGTCTTCACGCGGCAAGATGCGCTCGAGCGCGAAGATCTGATCCGCTACGCCGAAGAGCTGGGCCTGGATGTCGCCCAGTTCACGGCTGACCTCGATAGTGCCGCCGTACGTGCCCGTGTGGAGCGGGATCTCGAAAGCGCCGATGCAAGCGGGGCGCACGCCACCCCGACGTTCTTCGTAGACGGCCGACGGTTGCTGGGTAGCTACGACGCTCGAACGCTCACCTCAGCCCTCGAAGCCAGCCGCCGAGGCACACGAACCCAGGAAGTGCGCTCCTGAGTCGTCAGGCGTCGCGGGGCGCGTCGGTACGCCTGCCCGAGCGAACAAGAACACCCGATGGCAGGGCGCTCGTCGCCCTCGACAGCGCTGGCGCGGGAATGTACCTCCCCGTTGCGGCACTCTTCCTCATCCAAGTTCGCGGATTCTCGGTTGCGGACGCGGGCCTCGCATTGGGCATCGGGGCAGGCGTCGGACTGCTGTTCCCCGTGCTCGCCGGGACGCTGGTCGACCGAGTTGGCCCTCGCAGGGTGATCGGCACCGGACAGTTGCTCCGAGCCATCGCGATGCTCGTCTACCTACTCGTACCCGGTTGGCCCGGGGCGATTGCCGGGAGCGCGATCTGCGCCGCCGGGATGCAGCTGCACTACGGATCGCTATACGCCTTCCTGACAGCATTGCGTCCCAGCGACGGGTCTCACGATGCGCAGTTCGCTCGCGTTGAGATGGTGCGTTCGGCTGGCTAGGTGCTGGCGCGCTCCTCGGTGCCGTGCTGCTGGCCTGGGACCCCGCCATGTTGCCTTGGCTGCTGGCGGTCAAACTCGTCACGTCGACGATGGCAGCCATACTTGTGTTCACGATGCGGATGCCGCCGCACACGCCATCTCGCTCGGTGAAGGCTACGTCCGCCGCACCAGGAGTGCTACGGAACCCCTGCGTGTCAGGGTGAGTTGAGTCCAGCGCTTCACAGCAACCCCGCCTGCAGGGCGAGATACGGATCAACTCCTCGATGACGATTTCCAGCCTGGCCGTGGCCGGGGACAATGCCCGCATGGACTCTTCGCATCCCCGATCGGATGGCCCGCGCCGACGCCGCGCTTTTTCACCGGCGGACAAGCTCGCGTATCTGGCCGCGTACGAGCAGGCCTGCGAGCGAAGCGAGGGCGGCGCCTACTTGCGCCGGGAGGGTTTGTACTCGTCCCTGATCAGTGAGTGGCGCAAGCAACGCGACGCCGGTGTCCTCGACGACAAGCCGGCCGACGCGAAGGTCGGGAAGCTGACCGCCGAGCAGGCCGAGATCGCCCGCCTGCGGCGTGAACTCGACCGCACCAACAAGCGTCTCGCGACGACCGAGGTGGCCCTCGAGATCATGGGAAAAGCGCACGCGCTCTTGGAACAGATCTGAAGAGAGCGCGGACACCGACGAGCCGCGCAAGAAGCGTTGATGGCCGCCCACCACACTCTCACCGCAGCCGGTGTCAGCACCAGGGCCGCAACAACATTGACGTCGGTTGTGCGGTCGACGGCCGCCCGTGACAAGACCCGGGCCGCGGCCCGGCGCGGGATACGGCGCCCCCGCGGCGGGTGCCGGCGAACAAGCTCACCACCGAAGAACGCGCCGCTGTGCTCAGCACGCTCGACTGCGACCGGTTCGTCGACCAGGCCCCGCTCGAGGTCTACGCGCAACTCTTCGACGAGGGCACCTACCTGTGTTCGGTGTCGACGATGTACCGGGTCCTGCGGGAGAACACGCAGGTCAGCGACCGCCGGCGGCAGGCCCGGCATCCCGCCAAGGCGTGTCCGGAGTTGGTGGCCGACGCGCCGCGGCAGGTCTACACCTGGGACATCACCAAGTTGCCCGGCCCGACCAAGGGCGTCTACTTCGACGCCTACGCGATGGTCGACATCTACTCCCGCTACATCGTCGGAGTACACGTCCAGACCCGCGAATCCGGTTTGCTCGCGGTGGAATTCATGACCGAAATCTTTGCCGTGCACGGTATCCCGAACGTCGTGCATGCGGACCGGGGGACGTCGATGACCAGCAAACCCGTCGCTGCCCTGCTCGCCGATCTCGAGGTGACCCGCTCACACTCGCGCCCGAAGGTCTCCAACGACAACCCGTACTCCGAATCGCTGTTCAAGACCCTCGAGTACGGGCCGGCGTTCCCGGAACGCTTCGGGTCGATCCACCACGCCCGACAGTTCATGGAAACGTTCGTCACCTGTGGGGGCACCTCCCGCTTGCGGGGGAACAACCACGATCACCGGCACAGCGGAATCGGTCTGCACACCCCCGCAGACGTTCACTTCGGGCTCGCTGCCCAGAAGGCCGCGGAGCGCTCCATCGTCCTCGCTGAGGCTCGTCGCGCCCATCCCGAACGATTCGGAGCCACGGACCGAGGGCCGAAGATCCTGGACCTGCCCACCGAGGCGTGGATCAACCAGCCCGCCGTCATCGACGGCACCGAACCTGCGGCAGATCAGGCGGCCGCGTAACACCCGTTGGACTCAATCACCTTGACAAGTTCCGCGTTGAAGTCAGCAGGACTGAGCACCGCTTCGACCTGGCGACCTTCCAAGAGGCGCACGTACTCAGCGGCGTATCGCTCCCACGACACAGCCCCGTGCTGGTAGTCACGTAGCGCTTGCTCTGTCGGGGTGAGGAGCAACTCCTGCCGATAATGCATGTCGCAAATCTCACTGAGGAAGAACTCGAGGTCGTCTCGCTTCGCGAATCCTGCGAGCTGCGAACGGTTCCGGAGCCGTATGTCAACAAGAGCCGTCGCGCCGCTGTCGGAGAGCAGACCGAAGAACTCGCGCGCCTTCTTCTTCGTGAACCCGATGGTAAACAGCCGCATCGTCTTGCCTCCCACGGTCGATGAACCTGCTTACCACGAGACCCGCTTGGTACAGTTCCGAAATGGATCACCTTTCCTCAGTGTCCACCCACGTCCAGCCCGATGTCCGGGTGCGTGGTGCCCGCGAACACAACCTCAAGGACGTCGATCTCACGGTTCCGCGTGACGCGATGGTTGTGTTCACGGGCGTGTCCGGATCCGGGAAGTCCTCCTTGGCTTTCGGCACGTTGTACGCGGAGTCGCAGCGGCGCTACTTGGAGTCAGTTGCCCCGTACGCGCGGCGACTGATCGACCAGGCGGGTGTCCCCGACGTCGACTCCATCACCGGGATGCCGCCCGCAGTCGCCTTGCAGCAGCAGCGCGGAGGGCGCAGCGCGCGCTCCTCTGTAGGCAGCATCACCACGCTGTCGAGTGTGGTTCGGATGCTCTATTCGCGAGCCGGTGAATACCCAGACGGTCAGCCGATGCTCTACGCCGAGGACTTCTCCGCGAACACCGTGCAGGGCGCGTGCCCCGAGTGCCACGGCATCGGCAGAGTGTACGCGGTGACCGAGGAGCGGATGGTGCCCGATCCCTCACTCACCATCCGGGAGCACGCCATCGCATCGTGGCCGACCGCCTGGCACGGCCACCAGTTGCGGGACGTGCTCGTCGCGCTCGGCTACGACGTCGACGTACCGTGGAAGGATCTGCCGAAGAAGGATCGGGACTGGATCCTCTATACCGACGAGACCCCCTTCGTTCCCGTCCACTCTCGACTCACACTCGCCGAGGCGCGCCGGGCAATCCGAGCAGGAATCGAACCGAGCTACTCGGGCACCTTCGTCGGCGCGCGGCGGTACGTGCTCGACACTTTCGCGAACACGAAGAGCGCGTCGATGAAGCGCCGCGTAGCCCAGTTCATGAGCGCGGCGGTCTGCCCGGTGTGCCATGGGAAGCGGCTCAAACCCGAAGCACTGACGGTGACGTTCGAAGGACTCGATATCGCGGACTTCTCAGCCTTGCCACTGCGTGAATTGGCTGAGCTCCTCGAGTCCGTCGTCGCCGAGTCTGACCGCGAGGGCGAGACCTCCGGCGCCGTGGTCGACGTCGCGACTAGACGTGAAGCCGTCGAGCAGCGCGTTGCTGCTGGCGGCTCCGCGCACTCCGCTGCGCCGGATGTCCGTCGCACACCGAATCAGTCTGTCGAGAAGCGCGCCGCGGCAGCCCGCCTGGGCGCAGAATTGCTGGACCGCCTGCGCCCCATCATCGATCTCGGACTCGGTTACCTCTCGCTAGGTCGCACTACGCCGACACTGTCCGGAGGGGAGCTACAACGACTTCGACTCGCCACGCAGCTCACGTCGGAACTGTTCGGTGTTGTCTACGTCCTCGACGAACCGTCAGCCGGTCTCCATCCGCACGACGTCACCGCGCTGCTGGGTATCCTCGACGGGCTGAAGCAGCGCGGCAACAGCCTCTTCGTCGTGGAGCATTCCGTCGACGTCATGCGGCACGCGGACTGGCTGGTCGACATCGGCCCCGGAGCCGGGGAACACGGCGGGCGCGTGATCTACAGCGGACCCACGGACGGGCTCGCGGAGGTCGACGAGTCGGTGACGCGCGGATACATCTTCGGGGGCAGCGGCCTTCCACCGCACCAGCCCCGTGCCGCCCACGACTGGTTGCAGCTGGAGCACGTCACCCGC
This window of the Rhodococcus pyridinivorans genome carries:
- a CDS encoding MFS transporter — its product is MPERTRTPDGRALVALDSAGAGMYLPVAALFLIQVRGFSVADAGLALGIGAGVGLLFPVLAGTLVDRVGPRRVIGTGQLLRAIAMLVYLLVPGWPGAIAGSAICAAGMQLHYGSLYAFLTALRPSDGSHDAQFARVEMVRSAG
- a CDS encoding DUF488 domain-containing protein, coding for MGGKTMRLFTIGFTKKKAREFFGLLSDSGATALVDIRLRNRSQLAGFAKRDDLEFFLSEICDMHYRQELLLTPTEQALRDYQHGAVSWERYAAEYVRLLEGRQVEAVLSPADFNAELVKVIESNGCYAAA
- a CDS encoding excinuclease ABC subunit UvrA, with amino-acid sequence MDHLSSVSTHVQPDVRVRGAREHNLKDVDLTVPRDAMVVFTGVSGSGKSSLAFGTLYAESQRRYLESVAPYARRLIDQAGVPDVDSITGMPPAVALQQQRGGRSARSSVGSITTLSSVVRMLYSRAGEYPDGQPMLYAEDFSANTVQGACPECHGIGRVYAVTEERMVPDPSLTIREHAIASWPTAWHGHQLRDVLVALGYDVDVPWKDLPKKDRDWILYTDETPFVPVHSRLTLAEARRAIRAGIEPSYSGTFVGARRYVLDTFANTKSASMKRRVAQFMSAAVCPVCHGKRLKPEALTVTFEGLDIADFSALPLRELAELLESVVAESDREGETSGAVVDVATRREAVEQRVAAGGSAHSAAPDVRRTPNQSVEKRAAAARLGAELLDRLRPIIDLGLGYLSLGRTTPTLSGGELQRLRLATQLTSELFGVVYVLDEPSAGLHPHDVTALLGILDGLKQRGNSLFVVEHSVDVMRHADWLVDIGPGAGEHGGRVIYSGPTDGLAEVDESVTRGYIFGGSGLPPHQPRAAHDWLQLEHVTRNNLRDVSVALPLGTLTAVTGVSGSGKSSLVSQVLPALIGARQGDAPRVEEESAEADALLLTDESDELGGSVEGDLTTVRRVVSIDQKPIGRTPRSNVATYTGLFDHVRRRFAATLEARTRGYKPGRFSFNVAGGRCPTCEGEGSVMVELLFLPSVYTVCPDCHGTRYQSSTLEITWRGRNIAEILAMSVEEAHEFFAGEYDVMRSLTSLVDVGLGYLRLGQPATELSGGEAQRVKLATELQRAQRGDTLYVLDEPTSGLHCADADRLVTHLQTLVDAGNTVVMVELDMRVVGAADYVIDLGPGAGDNGGTVVASGTPAEVAASRNSASAPYLAAALAEAATLTSGA